One stretch of Ipomoea triloba cultivar NCNSP0323 chromosome 8, ASM357664v1 DNA includes these proteins:
- the LOC116027730 gene encoding interferon-related developmental regulator 1 has translation MGKRSSQRRNAAMLDSSDTDSVSSSSTARSEMLVSSGEEVQLDKDTVLDQCLDALYEKRGATREKALASLIDVFNSNMQHEYVEKKFATLLHQCLNSIKKGSSREIALASHFIGLLALTTGSGSKAQEILEESITPISEALKSRSDASRISSLLECLAIITFIGGEEPEETEKAMQLMWQIIHPKMGPNVSSAKPSSPIITAVVSAWTFLLTTMNGWTLNPKSWQESISYFSSLLDKDDRSVRIAAGEALALIFEVGNLEKFAGEAKGSGDGSTDEGSKSRELVHIQGLRSKVLNQVRSLSIEAGGKGSAKKDLNSQRNTFRDIQEFLEYGYSPETSMKIAGESLDTTTWGELIQLNFLKHFLGGGFVKHMQENEFLQDVFSFTPKKKIFSGAEHRVSGTEKRLYKSPNSVLNKARTQYMNKQRMLSQDRNVGYYTAGDEA, from the exons ATGGGTAAAA GGAGTTCACAACGGAGGAATGCTGCCATGTTAGATAGTAGTGATACAGATAGCGTGAGTTCATCGTCGACTGCTCGCTCTGAAATGTTGGTGTCTAGTGGGGAGGAAGTTCAGCTTGATAAGGATACTGTTCTTGATCAATGCTTAGATGCCCTTTACGAGAAAAG GGGAGCTACAAGAGAGAAGGCTTTGGCATCGCTCATAGATGTCTTTAATAGCAACATGCAGCATGAATATGTTGAAAAGAA GTTTGCAACGCTGCTGCATCAATGTCTTAATTCCATTAAGAAAGGATCCTCAAGGGAGATAGCCTTGGCATCTCATTTTATTG GACTTTTGGCTTTGACTACCGGCTCTGGGAGTAAAGCACAAGAGATATTGGAAGAGTCAATCACTCCTATTTCAGAAGCTCTCAAATCTCGTTCCGATGCTTCTAGGATTTCATCg CTACTGGAGTGTTTGGCCATTATCACCTTTATTGGAGGTGAAGAACCTGAGGAGACTGAGAAGGCGATGCAATTGATGTGGCAAATCATTCATCCAAAAATGGGTCCTAAC GTGTCTTCCGCTAAACCTTCATCACCAATTATAACAGCAGTAGTGTCTGCATGGACCTTCCTTCTCACTACTATGAACGGATGGACTCTTAATCCCAAAAGTTGGCAAGA GTCCATCTCTTACTTCTCCTCTCTGCTAGACAAGGACGATAGATCTGTACGCATTGCAGCTGGTGAAGCACTTGCTTTGATTTTTGAAGTTGGGAACTTGGAAAAGTTTGCTGGTGAAGCGAAAGGATCTGGTGACGGCTCCACAGATGAAGGGTCCAAATCTCGAGAATTAGTACATATCCAGGGATTAAGATCTAAAGTTCTGAACCAAGTAAGAAGTCTTTCGATAGAGGCAGGAGGTAAAGGGTCTGCCAAGAAAGATCTCAACAGTCAAAGGAACACCTTTCGAGATATTCAGGAATTCCTTGAG TATGGATATAGTCCGGAGACCTCTATGAAGATTGCTGGGGAGTCCTTAGACACTACTACATGGGGTGAACTCATTCAG CTCAACTTCTTAAAACATTTCCTTGGGGGTGGATTTGTAAAGCACATGCAG GAAAATGAATTCCTTCAAGATGTTTTCAGCTTTAcaccaaagaaaaaaatattttcaggtGCTGAACACCGCGTATCTGGAACTGAAAAG AGGTTATACAAGTCGCCGAACTCGGTCCTGAACAAGGCAAGGACTCAGTATATGAACAAGCAAAGGATGTTATCTCAG GACAGGAATGTTGGTTACTATACAGCTGGAGATGAGGCCTGA